The Plantactinospora sp. KBS50 sequence GTGCCGGCACCACGGCCGGGTACGTGCCGCAGCGCCACGAGTTCGCCTGGTCGTTCCCGGTCTCCGTGCAGGAGGCGGTGATGAGTGGTCTGGTCCGCCGGGTCGGCCTGTTCCGCCGGCCCGGCGTGCGGCACTGGCGGGCCGTCTGGCAGGCGCTCGACCAGGTCCGCCTCGCCGACCTGCGCCGGCGCCCGATCGGCGAGCTGTCCGGCGGGCAGCGCCAGCGGGTGCTCGTGGCCCGCGCCCTGGCGGTGGACCCGCCGGTCCTGCTCCTCGACGAGCCCTTCACCGGACTCGACATGCCCGCGCAGGAACTGCTCAGCACGCTGTTCGGCGCCCTCGCGCGGGAGCGGGCCGTGCTCATGGCGACCCACGACCTGGCCGCGGCCGTGCACCGCTGCGACCGGTTGATCCTGCTCAACCGCACCGTCGTCGCGGCCGGGGCGCCGGCGGAACTGCGCGACCCGGCGGTCTGGATGCGGACGTTCGAGGTCGGCCCCGACAGCCACCTGCTCAGGATCCTGGCCATTGCCGTGCCGGACGGACCCGGGGCGGCGGGTGCCTGACATGTCGCCCTGGGACTTCCTGGCCGACCTGGCCAATCCGGACCTCGCGTTCCTGCCGAAGGCGCTCGCCGTCGCGACGATGTCCGCGATCATGTGCGGCGTGATCGGCTGCTACGTC is a genomic window containing:
- a CDS encoding anchored repeat-type ABC transporter ATP-binding subunit; the encoded protein is MTPALELESVSVDLGRRAALRAASLRVDKGELVGLVGPNGAGKTTLLRAALGLLPLKTGRVRIAGLPVRRAGTTAGYVPQRHEFAWSFPVSVQEAVMSGLVRRVGLFRRPGVRHWRAVWQALDQVRLADLRRRPIGELSGGQRQRVLVARALAVDPPVLLLDEPFTGLDMPAQELLSTLFGALARERAVLMATHDLAAAVHRCDRLILLNRTVVAAGAPAELRDPAVWMRTFEVGPDSHLLRILAIAVPDGPGAAGA